One stretch of Pedobacter riviphilus DNA includes these proteins:
- the abc-f gene encoding ribosomal protection-like ABC-F family protein — MLNLQGASYIHANGDLLFSDLNLTINKCEKIALIGHNGAGKSTLLKILAGKLMPTAGYAKTESPPYYIPQLFGQFNDLTIAQALRIEDKLKALNEILKGEVTDDNMAILNDDWTIEERCAEALSHWRLKDLDVNQKMERLSGGQKTSVFLAGITIHRPDIVLLDEPTNHLDLEGRNRLYDYIRSARATFVVVSHDRTLLNQMEKVYELSKQGITLYGGNYDFYAAQKKTENEALYNDLKARGKALRKAKEVERESLERQQKLDARGKKKQEKAGLPTISMNTLKNNAEKSTAKLKGVHAEKLEHISTEMSQLRSALPDADKMKIGFNQPTLHKGKSILAAKEINFAFHNQFIWKEPISFQIFSGGRYAIKGRNGSGKTTLIRLILDQLQPSTGSLNQAGISSIYIDQDYSLIDNQLTVYEQAQQYNLGALQEHEVKIRLSRFLFDKTEWNKPCLALSGGEKMRLILCSLTISNQSPDLMILDEPTNNLDIQNIEILTAAINEYQGTLLVVSHDEYFLDQIAVEHTIDLN, encoded by the coding sequence ATGCTTAATCTACAAGGAGCTAGCTATATCCACGCTAATGGAGATTTACTGTTTTCAGATTTAAATCTCACCATCAACAAATGCGAAAAAATTGCACTCATTGGCCATAATGGTGCAGGGAAATCGACACTTTTAAAAATTTTAGCAGGCAAACTTATGCCAACCGCCGGGTATGCAAAAACAGAATCGCCACCCTATTATATACCTCAGCTTTTTGGCCAGTTTAATGATTTGACGATTGCGCAGGCACTTAGGATTGAAGATAAACTAAAAGCACTGAACGAAATCCTCAAGGGAGAAGTAACCGACGATAACATGGCCATACTCAATGATGACTGGACCATTGAGGAACGTTGTGCGGAAGCCTTAAGCCATTGGCGATTGAAAGATTTAGATGTAAACCAGAAAATGGAAAGGTTAAGCGGCGGGCAAAAAACCAGCGTATTTTTAGCTGGCATCACCATACATCGCCCGGATATTGTTTTGCTGGACGAGCCGACCAATCATTTGGATCTGGAAGGTAGAAACAGGTTATATGATTATATCCGGTCGGCCAGGGCTACTTTTGTGGTAGTGAGTCACGACCGGACTTTATTAAACCAAATGGAAAAAGTTTACGAATTAAGTAAGCAGGGAATAACCTTGTACGGCGGAAATTACGATTTCTATGCGGCACAAAAGAAAACTGAAAATGAGGCTTTATACAATGATTTAAAAGCGAGGGGAAAAGCACTGCGTAAGGCTAAAGAGGTAGAAAGGGAATCGCTGGAGCGGCAACAGAAGCTTGATGCCAGAGGGAAGAAAAAACAGGAAAAAGCCGGATTACCGACCATTTCTATGAATACGTTAAAAAATAATGCAGAAAAAAGTACCGCAAAGCTGAAGGGGGTGCACGCAGAAAAACTCGAGCATATTTCGACCGAAATGAGCCAACTGCGTTCCGCATTACCCGATGCCGATAAAATGAAAATCGGTTTCAATCAGCCTACCTTGCATAAAGGAAAAAGTATTTTGGCGGCTAAGGAAATCAACTTTGCTTTCCACAATCAGTTCATTTGGAAAGAACCAATTAGCTTTCAGATTTTTAGTGGCGGACGTTACGCAATAAAAGGCAGAAACGGTTCAGGCAAAACCACCTTGATTAGGCTTATTTTGGATCAGCTGCAGCCCTCGACGGGAAGTTTAAATCAAGCTGGCATTAGCTCCATATATATTGATCAGGATTATTCGTTGATTGATAATCAACTTACCGTTTACGAGCAGGCGCAACAATATAACTTGGGTGCATTACAGGAGCATGAAGTAAAAATCCGTTTAAGCCGGTTTTTATTTGATAAAACCGAATGGAATAAGCCTTGCTTAGCCTTAAGCGGTGGCGAAAAAATGCGGTTGATTCTTTGTTCGTTAACCATCAGCAACCAATCGCCCGACCTTATGATCCTCGATGAGCCTACGAATAACCTCGATATCCAGAATATAGAAATTTTAACGGCAGCCATTAA